The following are encoded in a window of Longimicrobiaceae bacterium genomic DNA:
- a CDS encoding 3-isopropylmalate dehydrogenase, with product MPRIAVIAGDGVGTEVTREALKVLRAATSAGPELELVEWPHGADHYLATGTTLTDEEFAELSTSYDAILLGALGDPRVPGNEHARDILLGLRFRLDLFVNFRPVKLLHPELTPLRDKGEKDVDFVIFRENTEGVYVGMGGVFKRGTPDEVAIQEDVNTRKGVERIVRAAFEHARAHGLERVTMSDKANAMEHAGGLWRRVFREVAAEYPEVESEALYVDMLAMDMVRRPERYRVIVTGNLFGDILSDLGAQLAGGLGLSASGNIHPGRVSLFEPVHGSAPDIAGKGIANPFAAMLTSALMLKHLGHAREGERIEAAVRRAVHEGQTTPDLGGPLGTAAAGDAVCRYLEAGEA from the coding sequence ATGCCGCGCATCGCCGTGATCGCTGGAGACGGGGTCGGGACGGAGGTCACGCGCGAGGCACTGAAGGTGCTGCGCGCGGCGACGTCCGCCGGCCCGGAGCTGGAGTTGGTGGAGTGGCCCCACGGCGCCGACCACTACCTCGCCACCGGCACCACACTGACCGACGAGGAGTTCGCCGAGCTCTCCACGAGCTACGACGCCATCCTGCTGGGCGCGCTGGGCGACCCGCGGGTGCCCGGCAACGAGCACGCCCGCGACATCCTGCTGGGGCTCCGCTTCCGCCTGGACCTGTTCGTCAACTTCCGCCCGGTGAAGCTGCTCCACCCGGAGCTGACCCCGCTCAGGGACAAGGGGGAGAAGGACGTGGACTTCGTGATCTTCCGCGAGAACACGGAGGGCGTCTACGTGGGGATGGGCGGCGTCTTCAAGCGCGGGACGCCGGACGAGGTGGCGATCCAGGAGGACGTGAACACCCGCAAGGGGGTGGAGCGGATCGTCCGCGCGGCGTTCGAGCACGCCCGGGCCCACGGGCTGGAGCGCGTCACGATGTCGGACAAGGCCAACGCCATGGAGCACGCCGGCGGCCTCTGGCGGCGCGTGTTCCGCGAGGTGGCTGCGGAGTACCCGGAGGTGGAGAGCGAGGCGCTGTACGTGGACATGCTCGCCATGGACATGGTGCGGCGCCCGGAGCGCTACCGGGTCATCGTCACCGGGAACCTGTTCGGGGACATCCTCTCGGACCTGGGGGCGCAGCTCGCCGGGGGCCTGGGGCTCTCCGCGTCGGGGAACATCCACCCGGGGCGCGTCTCCCTCTTCGAGCCGGTGCACGGGTCCGCGCCGGACATCGCGGGGAAGGGGATCGCCAACCCGTTCGCGGCGATGCTCACCTCCGCGCTGATGCTGAAGCACCTGGGCCACGCGCGCGAGGGGGAGCGGATCGAGGCCGCCGTGCGCCGCGCCGTCCACGAAGGGCAGACCACGCCGGACCTGGGCGGACCGCTGGGCACCGCTGCGGCCGGCGACGCCGTCTGCCGATACTTGGAAGCGGGCGAGGCGTAG